In the genome of Paraburkholderia caribensis, the window GTGTCAGGTCAATGTTCGTGAAGGCAATCACGAACGGGGCGTCTAAAACCACCCTCGATTGACACGCAGCGGTGAGCCGGTCTCCGGTGGAACGAGAGGGCACCGCGTAGACCGGGAGCGTGATTCCATGTCTGCGCGCTGCATGTTGGGCGGCAGATCAACAGGTCGTTCGCAAGGTCACATCGCCGGGAGCACCACCGGATAGTCAAGGTGGCTGACGACCTGTTTTACGCCCGGGACGCCTCGCGCCGCGATGCACGCGGCTTTGCGCTCCTCCTCGCTAAGGATCACACCCCAGAGGTGTACCTCGCCTTCGTTGACGATCACCTGCCCTCGCGATAGCGCCCAACGTTGGCCATACATCGCATTCAAGATGGCCTCGCGTATCTCTGCGTCGGCTTGTACGACCGGCGTTTGTTTGTTGTCGTGCGTGCTGCTTGCGAGCGCACGCACGAGGTCGGCGCGACTCACCAGACCTGTCATCTTGCCGTCTTTCAACACCGGAACGCGCTTGATGCGATGCCGCTCCAGCAGAGATGCAACTTCCGAGAGAGGCGTGTCCTCGTTTACGGTGATGACGTCGACAGTCATCAGATCTTTCACTATCTGAGCATGCTCTTTCACGTACTCGCCAGCCAGTTCCCGGCTAGATGCGAGAAACTCCAACCACCAGGAGCGGCGCCGGCCGCCCGTGCCTATTTCGCGACGGTGCACCAGATCCCCCTCGCTGACGATGCCAATGAGCTTACCGTCGGCAGTCTTTACCGGCACCGCGCTGATCGAGTGTTCGACGAGGAGCCTTGCGGCCTCCCGTACGCTCATCTCGGGGGTAGCGAAAATGACCGACGTTGTCATCACGTCACGCGCCCACATGAATTCTCTCCTTCAACGCTTTAACCTCTGGCGGACTGTATTCGGGAGAAACACAGTCGTGGCACCCGCGCTCACCGGAAACAGGCTGGGTCAAGATGTATGGTCCACGTAGCAACGCATGATTCGCTTGATCCAGATCAAGTGCGAGTGTGTCGCGCAGCGAAGCGTGGTACCGCGTCGGTCATGGGGCGTCGTGGTGAGTGGGTATCTCCAGTGGAGAAATTTCGCTCAACGCTCTTTCTCCACAACAAGCGGCGATTGCGTCGCGGGTGGCGTCGCGCAAATCTGCCGCAGCCTTCATGTCTTCTCCCGACGGTGCCAGAGCTGGAAGCACGGTAACTGTGATACCGGCTCGCATTGGCAACCACTGTCCATCCGGCAGCACAACGCGCGTGCCAGCGATTGCGACAGGAATCACGGGCCGGCGCGAAACGCACGCGGTAATAAAAGCGCCGAGCCGAAATTGCCGCAGGCCCGCGGATCTGACGAAGGTTGCTTCGGGAAAGAAGAGCAGCGAAGTTCCGGCGATTGCCTGCTTTACCAGTTCGCGCTCGTCGTCGGCCATGCGCCGATAGTCTGCGCGTTCGACGAAACGTACGCCTATTGCGCGAAGGAAGCGGCCGAGGAGCGGTGCGCTGGTCAGCTCACGTTTTGCAACAATATCGAGTGGGATGGGGAGGGCCGCGAGTAGCACCAGCCCGTCCAGATAACTCGCGTGATTGGCAACAAAGATCGCTGGCTGTGCGCTGTCAATGAGATCGACGCCGCGTACGGTCACGCGAATTCCTGTCAGCCGCAGGGCTAGTCGTGCGGCGCGCGATGCAATCCTCCAGTTTCGCTTCGCGTCCGGGTGCCACACAGTCGTCAGCCATGCGGGTATGGCTACAAAGATGATGCTGATCCAGCACCATGCACCGTAAGCGAAGCGTCCGCCGGCAGTTCGGAGCCGTCGGCCGACAGGCAGTATGGTGTTCGCGCCGATGTCGAGCCACTGGCGCCATGGCGGGCGTGGCAGAAGGTCCCCGCGACTGCGCAGATAAAGATCCAGAGTGGCAGCGTGGCGGATCTTGCCGCTGGATGTCTTTAGGATGCTGTGCGGCGGAACCAGGGCGATTTCTTCTGGCGGAGCGCCCAGCAGGGCCACAGAGGCTTCGTTGATGCCAGTACGTATCGTCGCGAGCGTGGCAGGGGCAGTTACGCGAGTCTCTGCGATGACGAGCAGTCGATCAGTACCCGTCTCAATGTCCGGCGTGCCGCACACCGCGACGCAACCGGTCCGTACTCCAGGCAGACGCCCTACGGCCGCTTCCAGCTCATACGGGAAAAAGTGACGCCCGGCCCGAATCACCAGATCCTTTACGCGGCCCGTGATAAACAGCTCTTCATCGGCGAGATATCCCAGATCGCCGGTATCGAGCCAATCATCGTGAATCAGCTGTGCAGTCAGCGCGGGGTTGTGAAAATACCCACGGGTCGAGGAGGGACTGCGGAATTCAATTCTGCCGATCGCTCTTTCGGATACCTCATTGCAGTCGGCATCGACAATACGAATCTGGTTACCGGGTAACGCGCGTCCACACGACACCAGTTCGAGCACGTCATCAGGAAATTCCGCTTGTGCTGCACGCTGCGAGTCAGCCAGTCGGACGCGACTGATACAGTCTGTCCGCACGCCTCGGCCAGGCTCCGAAAACGCCAGTCCAAGCGTGTTTTCTGCGAGGCCGTAGACAGGGGTCAGCGCAGTCTGCCTGAACCCATGGCTGGCAAAGCGTGCAGTGAATGCGCGCATGGTGGATGCACTGACGGGCTCCGCGCCGCAGAATGCCAGGCGCAACGAGGACAAATCGACGCCTTCGAGATCGGCGTCCTCGATCCTGCGTGTGCAGCGCTCATAGGCGAAGTTGGGTGCTGCCGTAATGGTGGCGTGGTAGCGACTGATTGTCTGCAGCCAGTGCGCCGGACGCGCAAGAAACGTCAGCGGGGACATCAGAACCAGTGGGATCCCGAAGTAGAGCGGGCCGAACCACGCTCCAATCAGTCCCATGTCGTGATACAGGGGAAGCCA includes:
- a CDS encoding CBS domain-containing protein, which produces MWARDVMTTSVIFATPEMSVREAARLLVEHSISAVPVKTADGKLIGIVSEGDLVHRREIGTGGRRRSWWLEFLASSRELAGEYVKEHAQIVKDLMTVDVITVNEDTPLSEVASLLERHRIKRVPVLKDGKMTGLVSRADLVRALASSTHDNKQTPVVQADAEIREAILNAMYGQRWALSRGQVIVNEGEVHLWGVILSEEERKAACIAARGVPGVKQVVSHLDYPVVLPAM
- a CDS encoding AMP-binding protein; translated protein: MKDDAAGRSSANVQRLLEIVDAFAAEMSPRGHKPLAVGLESHFERDLGLDSLARTELLSRIEKALGVRFPLDLFGQAVTPRDLLRFLEGETSGRSTSPIGAIELGAPDGALDPPTDARTLVDALQWHASRRPERTHIAFLDDDSASHTMTYAALHEAALRVSRGLREVGVNPGDTVALMLPTGSDYFACFAGILLIGAIVVPVYPPAQSARIDDHLARHAAILYDARARVMIVSSHAFGAGLLAKARIPTLHQIVAAPQLMGEMDTERYVPHADDVALLQYTSGSTGMPKGVVLTHANLLANIRAMGQTARIAEHDIFASWLPLYHDMGLIGAWFGPLYFGIPLVLMSPLTFLARPAHWLQTISRYHATITAAPNFAYERCTRRIEDADLEGVDLSSLRLAFCGAEPVSASTMRAFTARFASHGFRQTALTPVYGLAENTLGLAFSEPGRGVRTDCISRVRLADSQRAAQAEFPDDVLELVSCGRALPGNQIRIVDADCNEVSERAIGRIEFRSPSSTRGYFHNPALTAQLIHDDWLDTGDLGYLADEELFITGRVKDLVIRAGRHFFPYELEAAVGRLPGVRTGCVAVCGTPDIETGTDRLLVIAETRVTAPATLATIRTGINEASVALLGAPPEEIALVPPHSILKTSSGKIRHAATLDLYLRSRGDLLPRPPWRQWLDIGANTILPVGRRLRTAGGRFAYGAWCWISIIFVAIPAWLTTVWHPDAKRNWRIASRAARLALRLTGIRVTVRGVDLIDSAQPAIFVANHASYLDGLVLLAALPIPLDIVAKRELTSAPLLGRFLRAIGVRFVERADYRRMADDERELVKQAIAGTSLLFFPEATFVRSAGLRQFRLGAFITACVSRRPVIPVAIAGTRVVLPDGQWLPMRAGITVTVLPALAPSGEDMKAAADLRDATRDAIAACCGERALSEISPLEIPTHHDAP